A single Micromonospora luteifusca DNA region contains:
- a CDS encoding SRPBCC family protein translates to MLSSDTFSYTVQARCSPAEAAALLSDLTRQGELHPLIVRVRRVPPRPGARASYTINDRLAAGPLRFRTTYHADVLISEDDEIVTVARQWPATTVRNHTRLRAEPDGLVRIDVEITLTAPTLLFRYAFRQARDAHLALATRLGAALDRTGNPPPAP, encoded by the coding sequence GTGCTCAGCAGCGATACCTTCAGCTACACCGTCCAGGCCCGGTGCTCGCCAGCCGAGGCGGCGGCGTTGCTCAGCGATCTGACCCGACAGGGTGAGCTGCACCCGCTGATCGTTCGGGTCCGCCGAGTGCCGCCCCGACCGGGCGCCCGGGCCAGCTACACGATCAACGACCGGCTGGCCGCCGGCCCGCTACGCTTCCGGACCACCTACCACGCGGACGTGCTGATCAGCGAGGACGACGAAATCGTCACGGTGGCCCGCCAGTGGCCGGCCACCACCGTACGCAACCACACCCGACTGCGTGCCGAACCGGACGGCCTGGTCCGGATCGACGTCGAGATCACCCTGACCGCACCGACCCTGCTGTTCCGGTACGCGTTCCGCCAGGCCCGCGACGCTCACCTCGCCCTGGCCACCCGGCTCGGCGCGGCGCTGGACCGCACCGGCAACCCACCCCCCGCCCCCTGA
- the surE gene encoding 5'/3'-nucleotidase SurE, translated as MTLRVLITNDDGIAAPGIQALAWAAAQRGLDVVVAAPLEEASGTSAAMSATERDGRVVVNEHPLPDLAGVPAYGVGGSPGFITLIALHGAFGPPPSVVLSGINRGANAGRAVLHSGTVGAAFTAATNGCRAMAVSLDVLSAGEATAASGGAAVDAAARVRDAERNWSTAARVALDLLPRLTSAPMESVLNVNAPDLPHGRLRGVRRGTLASFGQVQMTVAESGHGFVRTSLEEPGQAAQPGTDVALLAAGYASVTAIRAVTEATDIDLTGLDDQP; from the coding sequence ATGACCCTGCGGGTGTTGATCACCAACGACGACGGGATCGCCGCCCCCGGCATCCAGGCGCTGGCCTGGGCGGCGGCGCAGCGGGGCCTGGACGTGGTGGTCGCCGCACCGCTGGAGGAGGCGAGCGGCACCAGCGCCGCGATGAGTGCCACCGAGCGCGACGGGCGGGTCGTCGTGAACGAGCACCCGCTGCCGGACCTGGCGGGTGTGCCGGCGTACGGCGTCGGTGGTTCCCCCGGCTTCATCACGCTGATCGCCCTGCACGGCGCGTTCGGCCCACCGCCGTCGGTCGTGTTGTCCGGTATCAACCGTGGTGCCAACGCCGGCCGGGCCGTGCTGCACTCCGGAACGGTGGGTGCCGCGTTCACCGCCGCCACGAACGGCTGCCGGGCGATGGCCGTCTCACTCGACGTGCTCTCCGCGGGCGAGGCGACGGCCGCGAGCGGTGGCGCCGCCGTGGACGCCGCCGCCCGGGTACGCGACGCCGAGCGGAACTGGAGCACCGCCGCGCGGGTCGCCCTGGACCTGCTCCCCCGGTTGACCTCCGCGCCGATGGAGAGCGTGCTCAACGTGAACGCCCCGGACCTGCCGCACGGGCGGCTGCGGGGGGTGCGTCGAGGCACACTGGCCAGCTTCGGTCAGGTGCAGATGACGGTCGCCGAATCCGGCCACGGCTTCGTCCGTACCTCGCTCGAGGAGCCGGGCCAGGCCGCACAGCCCGGCACGGACGTGGCGCTGCTGGCCGCCGGGTACGCCTCGGTGACGGCCATCCGAGCGGTCACCGAGGCGACGGACATCGACCTGACCGGACTGGACGACCAGCCCTGA
- a CDS encoding carbonic anhydrase, with amino-acid sequence MGDTSGQGRQAGGTPRAALADLLAGNRRFVSGQPVHGHDVTAAAAAASGDQQPYAVVLGCIDSRVPLEAIFDQTFGAICVIRTGGHVLDRAVCGSIEYVVGQLGVPLVMVLGHERCGAVGATVDALRTGERPGGSLAHLVDEIAPAVTEVGLDDPAVQPLAIRRHVRRTVRTLREDDLLAGPVAAGRVAVVGGLYDLATGEVALLDPG; translated from the coding sequence ATGGGCGACACGTCGGGGCAGGGGCGGCAGGCCGGCGGCACACCCCGCGCCGCTCTGGCCGACCTGCTCGCCGGTAATCGGCGGTTCGTCAGCGGCCAGCCGGTGCACGGGCACGACGTCACGGCCGCCGCGGCCGCCGCCTCCGGCGACCAGCAGCCGTACGCCGTGGTGCTCGGCTGCATCGACTCGCGGGTCCCGCTGGAGGCGATCTTCGACCAGACCTTCGGCGCGATCTGCGTGATCCGTACCGGTGGGCACGTGCTCGATCGCGCGGTGTGCGGGTCGATCGAGTACGTGGTCGGTCAGCTCGGCGTACCGCTGGTGATGGTCCTCGGTCACGAGCGGTGCGGCGCGGTGGGCGCCACCGTGGACGCGCTGCGCACCGGGGAGCGGCCTGGCGGCTCGCTGGCGCACCTGGTGGACGAGATCGCTCCGGCGGTGACCGAGGTGGGCCTCGACGACCCGGCGGTGCAGCCGCTCGCGATCCGCCGGCACGTCCGGCGGACCGTGCGCACCCTGCGCGAGGACGACCTGTTGGCCGGCCCGGTCGCCGCCGGTCGGGTGGCCGTGGTCGGCGGCCTCTACGACCTGGCCACCGGCGAGGTCGCCCTGCTCGACCCGGGCTGA
- a CDS encoding 1-phosphofructokinase family hexose kinase → MSGHVMVFAPTPQLTVTVDQPNDHPELHLHPGGQGVWQARMVMSLGVDVVLCAALGGEIGQVLEPLLVSEGVDLKVVVRDSGSGGYVHDRRNGSRQEIADVPGQPLSRHEIDELYNLALGEGLRAAVSVLSGPNEPWLVPADLYRRFAADLGANGGRVVVDLSGDHLGSVLESGVFFLKVSHEELIRDGRARSDDSLELTRAMYELHAAGAETVVVSRADQPALALIDGELFEVEMPRLEAADPRGAGDSMTAGVAAVVARGGDIRTAIRTGAAAGALNVTRHGLGTGRLDSITGLVDRVQLVPADSRQQERTTPDELADRVVER, encoded by the coding sequence GTGAGCGGGCACGTCATGGTCTTCGCGCCCACTCCGCAGCTCACCGTGACCGTGGACCAGCCGAACGACCATCCCGAGTTGCACCTGCACCCCGGCGGGCAGGGCGTCTGGCAGGCCCGGATGGTGATGTCACTCGGTGTCGACGTGGTGCTCTGCGCCGCCCTCGGCGGCGAGATCGGCCAGGTGTTGGAGCCGCTGCTGGTCAGTGAGGGCGTGGACCTCAAGGTGGTGGTCCGTGACTCCGGCAGTGGCGGGTACGTGCACGACCGCCGCAACGGCTCCCGGCAGGAGATCGCCGACGTGCCCGGGCAGCCGCTGAGTCGGCACGAGATCGACGAGCTGTACAACCTGGCCCTCGGCGAGGGCCTGCGGGCCGCGGTGAGCGTGCTCAGTGGGCCGAACGAACCGTGGCTCGTCCCGGCCGACCTGTACCGGCGCTTCGCCGCCGACCTCGGCGCCAACGGCGGGCGGGTGGTCGTCGACCTCTCCGGCGATCACCTCGGCTCGGTGCTGGAGAGCGGCGTGTTCTTCCTCAAGGTGAGCCACGAGGAGCTGATCCGCGACGGCCGCGCCCGCAGCGACGACAGCCTGGAGCTGACCCGGGCCATGTACGAACTGCACGCCGCCGGCGCCGAGACGGTGGTGGTGAGTCGGGCCGACCAGCCGGCGCTGGCGCTCATCGACGGGGAGTTGTTCGAGGTCGAGATGCCCCGGCTGGAGGCCGCCGACCCGCGCGGCGCGGGCGACTCGATGACCGCCGGGGTGGCCGCCGTCGTGGCCAGAGGCGGGGACATCCGGACCGCCATCCGGACCGGCGCTGCCGCCGGTGCGTTGAACGTGACCCGGCACGGCCTGGGCACCGGCCGGTTGGACTCGATCACCGGCCTGGTCGACCGGGTCCAACTGGTGCCGGCGGACAGTCGACAGCAGGAGCGGACCACCCCGGACGAGTTGGCCGACCGAGTGGTCGAGCGATGA
- a CDS encoding DsbA family protein — MTTPLQVTARLRDPVTTADHIRGPADASVTIVEYGDFQCQFCGAAYPNLHEVLRQRADTVRLVYRYFPIANVHPYAERAAETAEAAAVRGRFWEMHDWLYEHQDQLDPVHLSLGVEQVGLPPDELNAEVESRAHADRVRRDFVGGIRSGVNGTPTLFVNGVRHEGGYDLADLLAAVDAAGNA; from the coding sequence ATGACCACGCCACTGCAGGTCACCGCCCGGCTTCGGGACCCGGTGACCACCGCGGACCATATCCGGGGGCCGGCCGACGCGTCGGTCACCATCGTCGAGTACGGCGACTTCCAGTGCCAGTTCTGCGGTGCCGCATACCCCAACCTGCACGAGGTGCTGCGACAGCGAGCCGACACCGTGCGATTGGTCTACCGGTACTTCCCGATCGCCAACGTGCACCCGTACGCCGAACGCGCCGCCGAGACGGCCGAGGCCGCCGCGGTCCGGGGCCGGTTCTGGGAGATGCACGACTGGCTCTACGAGCACCAGGACCAACTCGACCCGGTGCACCTGTCGCTCGGTGTCGAGCAGGTCGGGCTGCCGCCGGACGAGTTGAACGCCGAGGTGGAGAGCCGAGCGCATGCGGACCGGGTGCGCCGGGACTTCGTGGGTGGCATCCGCAGCGGGGTGAACGGCACCCCCACCCTGTTCGTCAACGGTGTCCGCCACGAGGGCGGGTACGACCTGGCGGATCTGCTGGCGGCCGTGGACGCTGCGGGCAACGCCTGA
- a CDS encoding coiled-coil domain-containing protein, protein MAPARPPAARLAALIVAMLALGIALPAGTASAAPPTGLQAAAPDSDEEGGTPALRAQLEAASKGYLDAKRALDTSVQRQQQLTTRLKTIEVELAQRNGKVGEIAGVAYRTGRLGTMAALLNSGTPDGFMDRAATLGAVAANEDKVLRDLHTSKDQANRTRVALNGEVTEQRKQVAVMAKRKEQAERALTVANTSTPQTTADTGSNRGTSAANAKPAPRNSNGSWPSESCSVNDPTPASGCITPRTLHALNQAKAAGFTRYVSCHRPSGSGEHPKGRACDFAAQKNGFGGNATGGDKTYGNNLAAYFIRNSNQLAVLYVIWYRQIWLPSSGWKSYSGAGGDPSSAHTNHVHLSVY, encoded by the coding sequence GTGGCACCAGCACGACCACCCGCCGCCCGACTCGCGGCCCTGATCGTCGCGATGCTCGCCCTCGGCATCGCTCTCCCGGCCGGCACCGCCTCGGCCGCTCCCCCGACCGGCCTGCAGGCCGCCGCACCCGACTCCGACGAAGAGGGTGGCACCCCGGCGCTGCGCGCCCAACTGGAGGCCGCCAGCAAGGGCTACCTGGACGCGAAACGCGCTCTGGACACCTCCGTGCAGCGCCAGCAGCAGCTCACCACCCGGCTGAAGACCATCGAGGTCGAGCTCGCCCAACGCAACGGCAAAGTTGGCGAGATCGCCGGCGTGGCGTACCGCACCGGCCGGCTCGGCACGATGGCGGCGCTGCTCAACAGCGGCACCCCCGACGGATTCATGGACCGGGCCGCCACCCTGGGCGCGGTGGCCGCCAACGAGGACAAGGTGCTGCGCGACCTGCACACCAGCAAGGACCAGGCCAACCGCACCCGGGTCGCCCTCAACGGCGAGGTCACCGAGCAGCGCAAGCAGGTCGCGGTGATGGCCAAACGCAAGGAGCAGGCCGAGCGGGCCCTCACCGTGGCCAACACATCCACGCCGCAGACCACCGCCGACACCGGCTCCAACCGGGGCACCTCCGCCGCCAACGCGAAGCCCGCGCCACGCAACTCCAACGGCTCCTGGCCATCGGAGTCGTGCAGCGTCAACGACCCCACGCCCGCCAGCGGCTGCATCACCCCGCGCACCCTGCACGCGCTCAACCAGGCCAAGGCCGCAGGCTTCACCCGGTACGTCTCCTGCCACCGCCCCAGCGGCTCCGGAGAACACCCGAAGGGCCGGGCCTGCGACTTCGCCGCGCAGAAGAACGGCTTCGGCGGAAACGCCACCGGCGGCGACAAGACGTACGGCAACAACCTGGCCGCGTACTTCATCCGCAACTCCAACCAGCTCGCCGTCCTGTACGTGATCTGGTACCGGCAGATCTGGCTGCCCAGCAGCGGGTGGAAGTCGTACAGCGGGGCGGGCGGCGACCCGTCCAGCGCCCACACCAACCACGTGCACCTGTCGGTCTACTGA
- a CDS encoding HelD family protein: MTDQTGLEQEIAVEQRHLDRVYARLAELRRSAVRAERDGYRMARVGTFGALVERDAMVFHAAQRRHTLDAEYEGLVFGRLDLRDRQVLHVGRLGIRDEDATTLVVDWRAPAAAAFYQATPAQPLDVVRRRTIQSRAERVTRIEDDLLDPTAAPEGMTVVGDGALLATLSKATGRGMRDIVATIQREQDDAIRSPGSGVTIVAGGPGTGKTAVALHRAAFLLYSERSRYAGGGILVVGPSSVFVEYIASVLPSLGEDTATLHSLGTLFPGMTATRPDPPEVAAVKGSLRMRRVLERAARDAVPGGPGELRLLYRGTLLRLDRAELDRIRDRVLHRGARRNEVRRAGFDGVFAALWAQAREVGIRLPEQRTFEGEIAERAEFREFLKAWWPRLHPRHVLGWLARPDRLRRYASGILSSAEIRLLSAAYRSLDTDGLTIADIALLDELDALLGKPAKPARARRDPFQLAGGVRELSTLGERQRAARAAARERPEDYRDYAHVVVDEAQDVSPMQWRMVGRRGHLASWTVVGDPAQTAWTGDPEELNRARDQALGRRKRHDFTLTTNYRNSSEIFAVAAAEIRRLYPDLPLPTAVRSTGVDPVELVVPPTGLETATVEAAAGLLAEVEGTVGVITPVPRRDEVAGWLTALDAPRLQVVTSLEAKGMEYDGVVLVAPSEIRADPGAGVRTLYVALSRATQRLTTLDPTG, from the coding sequence TTGACCGACCAGACCGGCCTGGAGCAGGAGATTGCCGTCGAGCAACGACACCTCGACCGGGTGTACGCACGACTGGCCGAACTGCGGCGCTCGGCGGTCCGCGCCGAGCGTGACGGCTACCGGATGGCCCGGGTAGGCACGTTCGGCGCGCTGGTCGAGCGTGACGCGATGGTCTTCCACGCCGCGCAGCGGCGGCACACCCTGGACGCCGAGTACGAGGGGTTGGTCTTCGGCCGGCTGGACCTGCGCGACCGTCAGGTGCTGCACGTCGGGCGACTCGGCATCCGGGACGAGGACGCCACCACGCTGGTCGTCGACTGGCGGGCGCCGGCCGCCGCCGCCTTCTACCAGGCGACCCCGGCGCAGCCGCTGGACGTGGTGCGTCGCCGCACGATCCAGTCCCGTGCCGAGCGGGTCACCCGGATCGAGGACGATCTGCTCGACCCGACCGCCGCCCCGGAGGGGATGACGGTCGTCGGTGACGGTGCGTTGCTGGCCACCCTGTCCAAGGCCACCGGCCGGGGCATGCGGGACATCGTGGCGACGATCCAGCGGGAGCAGGACGACGCGATCCGCTCGCCCGGCTCCGGGGTGACGATCGTCGCGGGCGGCCCGGGCACCGGCAAGACCGCGGTCGCCCTGCACCGGGCCGCGTTCCTGCTCTATTCCGAACGCAGCCGGTACGCGGGCGGCGGCATCCTGGTGGTCGGCCCGTCGTCGGTCTTCGTCGAGTACATCGCCTCGGTGCTGCCGTCGCTCGGTGAGGACACCGCGACCCTGCACTCGCTGGGCACCCTCTTTCCGGGGATGACCGCCACCCGCCCCGACCCGCCCGAGGTCGCGGCGGTGAAGGGCTCGCTGCGGATGCGCCGGGTGCTGGAGCGTGCGGCCCGCGACGCGGTGCCGGGCGGTCCGGGTGAGTTGCGGCTGCTCTACCGGGGCACGTTGCTGCGGTTGGACCGGGCCGAATTGGACCGGATCCGGGATCGCGTGCTGCACCGGGGCGCTCGACGCAACGAGGTGCGCCGGGCCGGCTTCGACGGGGTGTTCGCCGCGCTCTGGGCGCAGGCCCGGGAGGTGGGCATCAGACTGCCGGAGCAGCGGACCTTCGAGGGCGAGATCGCCGAGCGGGCCGAGTTCCGGGAGTTCCTCAAGGCGTGGTGGCCGCGGCTGCACCCTCGCCACGTGCTCGGCTGGCTGGCCCGACCGGATCGGCTGCGCCGGTACGCGAGCGGGATCCTCTCCAGCGCGGAGATCCGGCTGCTCAGCGCCGCGTACCGGAGCCTGGACACCGACGGGCTGACCATTGCCGACATCGCGTTGTTGGACGAGTTGGACGCGCTGCTCGGCAAGCCGGCAAAGCCGGCCCGGGCTCGGCGCGATCCGTTCCAGCTGGCTGGCGGTGTACGCGAGCTGAGCACCCTCGGCGAGCGCCAGCGGGCGGCCCGGGCGGCGGCCCGGGAGCGTCCGGAGGATTACCGGGACTACGCGCACGTGGTGGTGGACGAGGCACAGGACGTCTCGCCGATGCAGTGGCGGATGGTCGGTCGGCGTGGCCACCTGGCGTCCTGGACGGTGGTGGGTGACCCCGCGCAGACCGCGTGGACCGGCGATCCGGAGGAGCTGAACCGGGCCCGCGACCAGGCGCTGGGCCGGCGCAAGCGACACGACTTCACGCTCACCACCAACTACCGCAACTCGTCGGAGATCTTCGCGGTGGCGGCGGCGGAGATCCGCCGGCTCTACCCTGACCTGCCGCTGCCGACCGCCGTCCGCTCCACCGGGGTCGATCCGGTCGAGCTGGTGGTGCCCCCGACGGGGTTGGAGACCGCCACCGTGGAGGCGGCGGCCGGCCTGCTGGCCGAGGTGGAGGGCACGGTCGGGGTGATCACCCCGGTCCCCCGCCGCGACGAGGTCGCCGGCTGGCTCACCGCGCTCGACGCTCCGCGGCTGCAGGTGGTGACCAGCCTGGAGGCCAAGGGCATGGAGTACGACGGGGTGGTGCTGGTCGCCCCGAGCGAGATCCGGGCGGATCCGGGTGCCGGGGTACGCACCCTGTACGTGGCGCTCTCCCGGGCCACTCAGCGACTCACCACCCTCGACCCGACCGGCTGA
- a CDS encoding redoxin domain-containing protein, with protein MSDPNGLIQPGRPAPGFTLPATPDGDPIGPEQFRGRPVVLAFYPADWSPVCGDQMSLYQSAAPVFAQYKAVVLGLSVDSIWSHRAFAESRGIEFPLLADFEPKGEVARRYGAYNAQGEADRALVVLDPAGKVTWSHRSPPDVNPGADGIFDALDQLAADRKVMAG; from the coding sequence ATGAGTGATCCGAACGGGCTGATCCAACCGGGGCGTCCCGCGCCCGGTTTCACTTTGCCGGCCACCCCGGACGGGGACCCGATTGGGCCCGAGCAGTTCCGTGGCCGGCCGGTCGTGCTCGCTTTCTATCCCGCCGACTGGAGCCCGGTCTGCGGTGACCAGATGTCGCTCTACCAATCGGCGGCACCCGTCTTCGCCCAGTACAAGGCGGTGGTGCTCGGCCTCTCGGTGGACAGCATCTGGTCGCACCGGGCCTTCGCGGAGAGCCGGGGCATCGAGTTCCCCCTGCTGGCCGACTTCGAGCCGAAGGGTGAGGTTGCCCGCCGCTACGGCGCGTACAACGCGCAGGGTGAGGCGGACCGCGCACTGGTGGTGCTCGACCCAGCGGGCAAGGTGACCTGGAGTCACCGCTCCCCGCCCGACGTCAACCCGGGTGCCGACGGCATCTTCGACGCGCTGGACCAACTCGCCGCCGATCGGAAGGTGATGGCCGGATGA
- a CDS encoding alpha/beta fold hydrolase: MPERFEVGLPDGVRLNVEATGPADAPVTAILLHGWTLDGRAWHRQVDALTTAPDGGAVRVVTYDARGHGRSSCMALPTATLAQLGDDLATVIDTVAPTGPLVLVGHSMGGMTIMEYAHRHPAHFAARTAGLVFVSTTAEGHTHTVYGLSPRIARLIRLAETTGAGVLARCGSWRAPRALLKALQPSLRWMLFGDRCEPADIRLVTSAVARASLRSIGGFRASIGTQHRLDTLAALAHLPAAALVGDRDRLTPPPCAESIAAALPATELTVCPGAGHMLMLERPDVVNAALTGVLSRVLAEPQPRICGTPAPAETGA; this comes from the coding sequence ATGCCGGAGCGGTTCGAGGTCGGTCTGCCGGACGGCGTGCGGCTCAACGTCGAGGCGACGGGGCCGGCGGACGCCCCGGTCACCGCCATCCTGCTGCACGGCTGGACGCTGGATGGGCGCGCCTGGCACCGGCAGGTCGACGCGCTCACCACGGCACCCGACGGTGGGGCGGTGCGGGTGGTCACCTACGACGCGCGGGGGCACGGCCGGTCGAGCTGCATGGCGCTGCCCACGGCCACCCTGGCCCAGCTCGGCGACGACCTGGCCACGGTGATCGACACGGTGGCGCCGACCGGGCCGCTGGTCCTGGTCGGGCACTCGATGGGCGGCATGACGATCATGGAGTACGCCCACCGCCACCCCGCGCACTTCGCCGCCCGTACGGCCGGGCTGGTCTTCGTCTCGACCACCGCCGAGGGGCACACGCACACCGTCTACGGGCTCTCGCCGCGGATCGCCCGGCTGATCCGGCTGGCCGAGACGACCGGCGCCGGAGTGCTGGCCCGGTGCGGCTCGTGGCGAGCGCCGCGAGCACTGCTGAAGGCGCTGCAGCCGAGCCTGCGGTGGATGCTCTTCGGTGACCGCTGCGAGCCGGCCGACATCCGCCTGGTGACGTCGGCGGTGGCTCGTGCCTCGCTGCGGTCGATCGGCGGGTTCCGGGCCTCCATCGGCACTCAGCACCGATTGGACACCCTCGCCGCGTTGGCCCACCTGCCGGCCGCAGCCCTGGTCGGCGACCGGGACCGGCTGACCCCACCGCCGTGCGCCGAGTCGATCGCGGCGGCCCTGCCGGCCACCGAGCTGACCGTCTGCCCGGGTGCCGGGCACATGCTGATGTTGGAGCGCCCGGACGTGGTCAACGCCGCGCTCACCGGTGTCCTGAGCCGGGTGCTCGCCGAACCGCAGCCCCGAATCTGCGGCACGCCGGCCCCCGCCGAGACGGGTGCCTGA
- a CDS encoding cation diffusion facilitator family transporter: protein MGAGHDHHHGSVANAAHQHRGRLWAAFGLLATLMVVEAVAALHTGSLALLSDAGHMFTDVLGIGMALAAITATRRATGDPQRTFGLYRLEVLAALANAVLLSAVAVYVVIEAIRRFGDPHEVIAGPMLAVAVLGLLANVGAFALLRAGARESINLQGAYLEVLGDLLGSVGVIGAALLITVTDWWWADPLVAVAIGVFILPRTWRLARAAVRILVQAAPEHLQVTAVHDRLAAVPGVVEVHDLHVWTLTSGMEVASAHLTMAPGAEVGAVLSAARTALHDDFRIEHATLQIEPGATSGACGSIEW from the coding sequence GTGGGCGCAGGTCATGACCACCACCATGGGTCGGTCGCCAATGCCGCACACCAGCACAGGGGACGGCTCTGGGCGGCGTTCGGGCTCCTCGCCACCCTGATGGTGGTCGAGGCGGTGGCCGCCCTGCACACCGGCTCACTCGCCCTGCTCTCCGACGCCGGGCACATGTTCACCGACGTGCTCGGCATCGGCATGGCGCTCGCCGCGATCACCGCCACCCGGCGGGCCACCGGCGACCCGCAGCGCACCTTCGGGCTCTACCGACTCGAGGTGCTCGCCGCACTCGCCAACGCCGTCCTGCTCTCCGCCGTCGCGGTCTACGTGGTGATCGAGGCGATCCGCCGCTTCGGTGATCCGCACGAGGTCATCGCCGGACCAATGCTCGCGGTGGCCGTGCTCGGCCTGCTCGCGAACGTCGGCGCCTTCGCCCTGCTCCGCGCCGGAGCCCGGGAGAGCATCAACCTTCAGGGCGCCTATCTCGAGGTGCTCGGCGACCTGCTCGGCTCGGTCGGCGTGATCGGCGCGGCGCTGCTCATCACCGTCACCGACTGGTGGTGGGCCGACCCACTCGTCGCGGTCGCCATCGGTGTGTTCATCCTGCCGCGCACCTGGCGGCTGGCACGCGCCGCCGTCCGCATCCTGGTGCAGGCCGCCCCGGAGCACCTCCAGGTGACCGCCGTGCACGACCGGCTGGCCGCCGTCCCCGGTGTGGTCGAGGTGCACGACCTGCACGTCTGGACGCTCACCTCGGGCATGGAGGTGGCCTCCGCACACCTGACCATGGCGCCCGGCGCCGAGGTCGGCGCAGTGCTCAGCGCGGCGCGTACAGCCCTGCACGACGACTTCCGAATCGAACACGCGACGTTGCAGATCGAGCCCGGTGCCACCTCCGGGGCCTGCGGCTCAATCGAGTGGTGA
- a CDS encoding BON domain-containing protein, whose protein sequence is MAIAEIGRTDQDIQSAVLDELTWEPRVQPHEIGVTVAEGVVTLTGRVDSYAKKWAAERATHRVARVRAVANDLAVQLDSGAERADPDLAAAASHALEWDAFVPIEKLQVTVSAGWVTLHGEVEWEYQRRAAERAVGRLTGVRGVSNGIAVQPAAAPDGQNLANRIVDALARAGATEAERISVRVHGDTAVLAGLVHSMPERAEVEQVAWSAPGIREVQNHIAVAPVLR, encoded by the coding sequence ATGGCGATCGCGGAGATCGGCCGCACCGACCAGGACATCCAGTCCGCCGTACTCGACGAGCTGACCTGGGAACCGCGGGTGCAGCCGCACGAGATCGGCGTGACCGTCGCCGAGGGCGTCGTCACACTGACCGGCCGAGTGGACAGCTACGCCAAGAAATGGGCCGCCGAACGGGCCACCCATCGGGTCGCCCGGGTCCGGGCGGTCGCCAACGACCTGGCCGTGCAACTGGACAGCGGTGCTGAGCGCGCCGATCCCGACCTGGCCGCCGCGGCCAGCCACGCGCTGGAGTGGGACGCGTTCGTGCCCATCGAGAAACTCCAGGTCACCGTCTCAGCCGGCTGGGTGACCCTGCACGGCGAGGTCGAGTGGGAATACCAGCGCCGAGCCGCCGAACGGGCGGTCGGGCGGCTCACCGGCGTACGCGGGGTGAGCAACGGCATCGCCGTCCAGCCGGCCGCCGCGCCGGACGGCCAGAACCTGGCCAACCGGATCGTCGACGCCCTTGCCCGGGCCGGGGCGACCGAGGCCGAACGGATCAGCGTCCGGGTGCACGGTGACACCGCGGTGCTGGCCGGCCTGGTGCACTCGATGCCCGAACGGGCCGAGGTGGAGCAGGTGGCCTGGTCCGCACCCGGCATCCGGGAGGTGCAGAACCACATCGCGGTCGCCCCGGTGCTGCGCTGA
- a CDS encoding STAS domain-containing protein has translation MSLSIVKSVLSGGVVEIAPRGEIDVDTAYEVREAIAEVLAKSRPLRIELNMRLVTFIDSVGISAMVAGFQTAEVSDVKLIVTEPSRFVHRQLWVTGLLGLFGAPEPYFAGAVTPEVLPGA, from the coding sequence GTGAGCCTGTCGATCGTGAAGTCGGTTTTGTCCGGTGGTGTCGTGGAGATCGCCCCGCGTGGCGAGATCGACGTTGACACAGCGTACGAGGTGCGCGAGGCGATCGCGGAGGTGCTGGCCAAGAGTCGGCCGCTCCGCATCGAGCTCAACATGAGGCTGGTCACCTTCATCGACTCCGTCGGCATCAGCGCCATGGTTGCCGGCTTCCAGACGGCCGAGGTGAGCGACGTCAAGCTGATCGTCACCGAGCCGAGCCGGTTCGTGCACCGGCAGCTCTGGGTGACCGGCCTGCTCGGCCTGTTCGGTGCCCCCGAGCCCTACTTCGCCGGCGCCGTCACCCCCGAGGTGCTCCCCGGCGCCTGA